Proteins encoded within one genomic window of Pseudomonas cannabina:
- a CDS encoding polyamine ABC transporter substrate-binding protein — translation MKKFGKTLLALSLMGVVATAAQADDKVLHVYNWSDYIAPDTVAKFEKESGIKVVYDVFDSNETLEAKLLAGKSGYDIVVPSNNFLAKQIKAGVYQELDKSKLPDWKNLNESLLKAVSVSDPDNKHAFPYMWGSIGIGINPDKVKAALGADTPVNSWDLLFKPENAAKLKSCGISFLDSPTEMLPIALHYLGYPTDSQDKKQLAEAEALFLKIRPSIGYFHSSKYISDLANGNICVAVGYSGDIYQAKSRASEAGGKVKVAYNIPKEGAGSFYDMVAIPKDAENVEGAYKFMTFLMKPEIMAEITNAVRFPNGNAAATALVDKEITSDPGVYPPADVQSKLYAIADLPAATQRIMTRSWTKIKSGK, via the coding sequence ATGAAAAAATTTGGCAAGACCCTTCTCGCGCTGTCCCTGATGGGCGTCGTGGCTACCGCTGCGCAGGCCGATGACAAAGTGCTGCACGTCTACAACTGGTCCGATTACATCGCGCCGGACACCGTTGCCAAATTCGAGAAAGAATCGGGCATCAAGGTGGTTTACGACGTTTTCGACAGCAACGAGACGCTGGAAGCCAAATTGCTGGCCGGCAAGTCCGGTTATGACATCGTCGTACCGTCCAACAACTTTCTCGCCAAGCAGATCAAGGCCGGTGTTTATCAGGAGCTGGACAAGTCCAAACTGCCGGACTGGAAGAACCTGAACGAATCGCTGCTCAAGGCCGTATCGGTCAGCGACCCGGACAACAAGCACGCTTTCCCGTACATGTGGGGCTCGATCGGTATCGGCATCAACCCGGACAAGGTCAAGGCCGCGCTGGGTGCGGATACGCCGGTCAACTCGTGGGACTTGCTGTTCAAGCCGGAGAACGCTGCCAAGCTGAAGTCGTGCGGCATCAGCTTCCTTGATTCGCCAACGGAAATGCTGCCGATTGCGTTGCATTACCTGGGCTACCCGACCGACTCTCAGGACAAGAAGCAGCTCGCCGAAGCGGAAGCGCTGTTCCTGAAGATTCGTCCGTCGATTGGCTATTTCCACTCGTCCAAGTACATCTCGGACCTGGCCAACGGCAACATCTGTGTCGCGGTCGGCTATTCGGGTGATATCTACCAGGCCAAGTCGCGCGCCTCAGAGGCCGGTGGCAAGGTCAAAGTCGCTTACAACATTCCGAAAGAAGGGGCTGGCAGCTTCTACGACATGGTCGCCATCCCCAAGGATGCCGAAAACGTCGAGGGTGCCTACAAGTTCATGACCTTCCTGATGAAGCCGGAAATCATGGCTGAAATCACCAACGCCGTGCGTTTCCCGAATGGTAACGCGGCAGCGACAGCGCTGGTCGACAAGGAAATCACCAGTGACCCGGGCGTTTACCCGCCTGCCGACGTTCAGTCCAAACTGTATGCCATTGCGGACTTGCCGGCGGCGACCCAGCGGATCATGACCCGTAGCTGGACCAAGATTAAGTCAGGTAAATAA
- a CDS encoding polyamine ABC transporter substrate-binding protein — MSISILSKALLAAAGLTLTLSAQAESTVHIYNWSDYIGKTTLADFEATTGIKPMYDVFDSNETLEAKLLAGRTGYDVVVPSNHFLGKQIKAGAFQKLDKSLLPNYKNLDPALLKRLEKNDPGNQYAVPYLWGTNGIGYNVDKVKAVLGVDKIDSWSVLFEPENIKKLSSCGVAFLDSADEMLPAMLNYLGLDPNSTKEADYKKAEAKLMAIRPYVTYFHSSKYITDLANGDICVAAGFSGDVFQAKSRAEEAGKGVKLAYSIPKEGGNLWFDMLAIPADSKNIKEASAFINYMLDPKVIAKVSDEVGYANPNPASGEFMDQSIRTDQAVYPPQEVLDRLFVNSELPPKVQRLMTRSWTKVKSGK, encoded by the coding sequence TTGTCTATTTCTATTCTTTCCAAAGCCTTGCTGGCGGCTGCCGGGCTGACACTGACCCTCAGTGCTCAGGCTGAATCCACTGTGCATATTTATAACTGGTCCGATTACATCGGCAAGACCACCCTGGCGGACTTCGAAGCCACCACCGGCATCAAGCCGATGTACGACGTGTTCGACTCCAACGAAACCCTGGAAGCCAAGTTGCTGGCCGGGCGCACCGGTTACGACGTGGTCGTGCCGTCCAACCACTTCCTCGGCAAGCAGATCAAGGCGGGCGCGTTCCAGAAGCTCGACAAATCGCTGCTGCCCAACTACAAAAACCTCGACCCTGCGCTGCTCAAGCGTCTGGAGAAAAACGATCCGGGCAACCAGTACGCCGTGCCGTACCTGTGGGGCACCAACGGCATCGGTTACAACGTCGACAAGGTCAAAGCCGTATTGGGCGTCGACAAGATCGACTCCTGGTCGGTGCTGTTCGAACCCGAGAACATCAAGAAGCTGTCGAGTTGCGGCGTAGCGTTCCTTGATTCCGCCGATGAAATGCTGCCAGCCATGCTCAACTACCTCGGGCTGGACCCCAACAGCACCAAGGAAGCCGATTACAAGAAGGCCGAAGCCAAACTCATGGCGATTCGTCCTTACGTGACCTATTTCCACTCGTCCAAATACATCACTGATCTGGCCAACGGCGACATCTGCGTTGCGGCGGGTTTTTCGGGTGACGTGTTCCAGGCCAAGTCCCGCGCCGAAGAAGCAGGCAAAGGCGTGAAGCTCGCGTACAGCATTCCGAAAGAGGGCGGTAACCTGTGGTTCGACATGCTGGCCATTCCGGCTGATTCGAAAAACATAAAGGAAGCCAGCGCCTTCATCAACTACATGCTTGACCCCAAGGTGATCGCCAAGGTCAGCGATGAAGTCGGCTATGCCAACCCCAATCCCGCCTCCGGCGAGTTCATGGATCAAAGCATCCGTACCGACCAGGCCGTCTACCCGCCACAGGAAGTGCTGGACCGGCTGTTCGTGAACAGCGAGTTGCCACCCAAGGTGCAACGTCTCATGACCCGCAGCTGGACCAAGGTCAAGTCGGGCAAATAA
- the potA gene encoding polyamine ABC transporter ATP-binding protein, producing MAVASGAYKKAIEGGQQPKEVLVRIDRVTKKFDETIAVDDVSLQINKGEIFALLGGSGSGKSTLLRMLAGFERPTEGRIYLDGVDITDMPPYERPINMMFQSYALFPHMTVADNIAFGLKQDKLAKSEIEARVAEMLKLVQMTQYAKRKPHQLSGGQRQRVALARSLAKKPKLLLLDEPMGALDKKLRSQMQLELVEIIERVGVTCVMVTHDQEEAMTMAERIAIMHLGWIAQIGSPIDIYETPTSRLVCEFIGSVNLFEGEVIEDMEGHALIRSPELERNIYVGHGVSTSVEDKHITYALRPEKLLVTTEQPAFEYNWSRGKVHDIAYLGGHSVFYVELPGGKLVQSFVANAERQGARPTWGDEVYVWWEDDSGVVLRS from the coding sequence ATGGCAGTTGCCTCCGGCGCCTACAAGAAAGCCATCGAAGGCGGTCAGCAACCCAAAGAGGTGCTGGTCAGGATCGATCGGGTCACCAAGAAGTTCGACGAGACGATTGCGGTGGACGACGTGTCCCTGCAAATCAACAAGGGTGAGATTTTTGCCCTGCTCGGCGGCTCGGGCTCCGGCAAGTCGACGCTGCTGCGCATGCTGGCCGGTTTCGAGCGTCCGACCGAGGGGCGTATCTACCTCGACGGCGTCGACATCACTGACATGCCGCCGTACGAACGTCCGATCAACATGATGTTCCAGTCCTACGCACTGTTTCCGCACATGACCGTGGCCGACAACATCGCCTTCGGTCTCAAGCAGGACAAACTCGCCAAGTCGGAAATCGAAGCGCGCGTGGCGGAAATGCTCAAGCTGGTGCAGATGACCCAGTACGCCAAGCGCAAGCCGCATCAGCTTTCCGGTGGTCAACGCCAGCGTGTGGCCCTAGCTCGCTCCCTGGCCAAGAAACCCAAGCTGCTGCTGCTCGATGAACCGATGGGCGCGCTGGACAAGAAACTGCGCTCGCAGATGCAACTGGAGCTGGTGGAGATCATCGAGCGCGTTGGCGTGACCTGCGTGATGGTGACTCACGATCAGGAAGAGGCCATGACCATGGCCGAGCGCATCGCGATCATGCACCTGGGCTGGATCGCGCAGATTGGCAGCCCGATCGACATCTACGAAACCCCGACCAGCCGTCTGGTCTGCGAGTTCATCGGCAGCGTCAACCTGTTCGAGGGCGAAGTGATCGAGGACATGGAAGGCCATGCGCTGATCCGCAGCCCGGAGCTGGAGCGCAACATCTATGTCGGCCACGGCGTCAGTACGTCAGTGGAAGACAAGCACATCACCTACGCCCTGCGCCCGGAAAAGCTGCTGGTCACCACCGAGCAGCCGGCCTTCGAATACAATTGGTCACGCGGCAAGGTCCACGACATTGCTTATCTGGGCGGCCATTCGGTGTTCTACGTCGAGTTGCCGGGCGGCAAACTGGTGCAGTCGTTCGTTGCGAACGCCGAGCGTCAGGGCGCGCGACCTACCTGGGGCGATGAAGTCTACGTCTGGTGGGAAGACGACAGCGGCGTGGTACTGCGCTCATGA
- a CDS encoding ABC transporter permease subunit, protein MKIRKIKRAFERIKPTGRQMVIGVPFLWLFLFFALPFLIVLKISFAEADVAIPPYTEIFSYADEKLQMALNFANYTLLSGDDLYVSAYLGSLKMAFISTLLCLLIGYPMAYAIASARKDLQTVLLLLIMMPTWTAILIRVYAWMGILSNNGLLNAFLMWLGLIDAPLQILNTNLAVYIGVVYSYLPFMILPLYANLVKHDTSLLEAASDLGSSTFNSFWKITVPLSKNGVIAGCMLVFIPVVGEFVIPELLGGPETLMIGRVLWQEFFNNRDWPVASALAVIMLLVLIVPIILFNRSQAKELEGKA, encoded by the coding sequence ATGAAAATACGCAAGATCAAGCGCGCGTTCGAGCGCATAAAGCCCACCGGGCGGCAGATGGTCATCGGCGTGCCGTTCCTCTGGCTGTTCCTGTTCTTTGCCTTGCCGTTTTTGATTGTGCTCAAGATCAGCTTCGCCGAAGCCGACGTCGCGATCCCGCCGTACACCGAGATCTTCAGCTACGCCGACGAAAAGCTGCAGATGGCCCTGAATTTCGCCAACTACACCTTGCTCAGCGGCGATGACCTGTACGTTTCGGCGTATCTGGGCTCGCTGAAAATGGCCTTCATCAGCACCTTGCTGTGCCTGTTGATCGGTTATCCGATGGCCTACGCCATCGCTAGCGCCCGCAAAGACCTGCAAACCGTGTTGTTGCTGCTGATCATGATGCCGACCTGGACCGCGATCCTGATCCGCGTCTATGCGTGGATGGGCATTCTCAGCAATAACGGCCTGCTCAATGCCTTCCTGATGTGGCTGGGCCTGATCGACGCGCCATTGCAGATCCTCAATACCAACCTGGCGGTGTACATCGGCGTGGTCTATTCCTACCTGCCGTTCATGATCCTGCCGCTGTACGCCAACCTCGTGAAGCACGATACCAGCCTGCTGGAAGCCGCGTCCGACCTGGGCTCCAGCACCTTCAACAGCTTCTGGAAAATCACCGTGCCGCTGTCCAAGAACGGCGTGATCGCTGGCTGCATGCTGGTGTTCATCCCGGTGGTCGGTGAATTCGTGATTCCCGAGCTGCTCGGTGGCCCGGAAACCCTGATGATCGGCCGAGTGCTGTGGCAGGAATTCTTCAATAACCGTGACTGGCCCGTGGCTTCGGCGCTGGCGGTCATTATGCTGCTGGTGCTGATCGTGCCCATTATCCTGTTCAACCGCAGTCAGGCTAAAGAACTGGAGGGCAAGGCATGA
- a CDS encoding ABC transporter permease subunit — MNRFRFSNLMLVLGLLFIYAPMVILVIYSFNASQLVTVWGGWSVKWYVGLLDNSQLMGSVMRSLEIACYTAVAAVALGTMAAFVLTRISRFKGRTFFGGLVTAPLVMPEVITGLSLLLLFVAMAQMIGWPQERGIMTIWIAHTTFCAAYVAVVVSARLRELDLSIEEAAMDLGARPWKVFLLITIPMIAPSLAAGGMMSFALSLDDLVLASFVSGPGSTTLPMEVFSAVRLGVKPEINAVASLILLAVSLATFLVWFFTRRAENNRKRAIQQAIEESAADGWKQPDPRRAPAA; from the coding sequence ATGAACCGCTTTCGATTCTCGAACCTGATGCTGGTCCTGGGTTTGCTGTTCATCTACGCGCCGATGGTGATTCTGGTCATCTACTCGTTCAACGCCTCGCAACTGGTAACGGTCTGGGGTGGCTGGTCGGTCAAGTGGTATGTCGGCCTGCTGGACAACTCGCAACTGATGGGCTCAGTGATGCGCTCGCTGGAAATCGCCTGTTACACCGCCGTCGCGGCGGTGGCACTGGGCACGATGGCAGCGTTTGTCCTGACCCGCATCAGCCGCTTCAAGGGCCGGACGTTCTTTGGCGGGCTGGTCACGGCGCCGCTGGTGATGCCGGAAGTGATCACCGGTCTGTCGCTGTTGCTGCTGTTCGTAGCCATGGCGCAGATGATCGGCTGGCCGCAGGAACGCGGCATCATGACCATCTGGATCGCCCACACGACGTTTTGCGCGGCCTACGTGGCGGTGGTGGTATCGGCGCGCCTGCGCGAGCTGGACCTGTCGATCGAAGAAGCCGCAATGGACCTGGGCGCGCGTCCGTGGAAGGTGTTCCTGCTGATCACCATTCCGATGATTGCACCGTCGCTGGCAGCCGGGGGCATGATGTCGTTTGCGCTGTCGCTGGACGACCTGGTGCTCGCCAGTTTCGTTTCCGGGCCGGGCTCGACAACCTTGCCGATGGAAGTGTTCTCCGCCGTGCGCCTGGGCGTGAAGCCTGAAATCAACGCCGTCGCGAGCCTGATCCTGCTGGCCGTGTCACTGGCAACCTTCCTGGTCTGGTTCTTTACCCGCCGCGCGGAAAACAACCGCAAACGCGCGATCCAGCAAGCCATCGAAGAAAGCGCCGCAGACGGCTGGAAGCAGCCCGACCCAAGGCGTGCGCCAGCAGCGTGA
- a CDS encoding penicillin acylase family protein, with product MKRSLVILAIILAILAGGAGWYINSKQPVRDGEISMSRLQAPVTLRYDDRGVPHIRAENEADLYRALGYAHAQDRLFQMEMLRRLARGELAEILGPNLIETDTLFRSLRIREHADAYVARQDKNSPTWKALEAYIDGINQYQDTHAKPIEFDVLGIPRRRFTAEDTLSVGGYLAYSFAAAFRTEPLLTYVRDQLGPQYLQVFDLDWHPDGVLDSKPALVSADWKSLNQLAQLSHKALEDAGLPQFEGSNAWVISGSRTQSGKPILAGDPHIRFSVPSVWYEAQLSAPGFELYGHFPALNPFAFLGHNMDFGWSLTMFQNDDVDLIAEKTNPENPNQVWYHGQWVDMTRTEQQIAVKGQAPISLTLLESPHGPIVNNVVGKNAGKAPIAMWWSFLMSANPVLDGLYEANRADTLGKMRSAAEKIQSPGVNIVWANANGDIGWWAAAQLPIRPEGVNPAFILDGSTAQADKLGFYPFSANPHEENPARGYIVSANFQPESPTGMPIPGYYNPAERGQELYRQLSDSTVKWDLNANKALQLETRTDYAPSILKPLIPVLRSVVSDPDEQALVERLANWKGDYPVDSVGATLFTQFLFDLTEETFHDELGDAFFETLLSSRVLDSALPRLAADADSPWWNNRNSPHEESRANTVKVAWRASVSHLKSLYGNNPDEWVWGRAHTLTQSHPMGSQPPLGKIFNVGPYAAPGTHEVPNNLSSSIRPAPWPVGYGPSTRRLIDFADPAHSLGINPVGQSGVAFDKHYSDQAKAFVKGEYLPQRFSEKDVAEHTEGVLRLVPGE from the coding sequence ATGAAACGCAGCCTCGTCATTCTTGCCATCATTCTCGCCATTCTTGCCGGCGGCGCTGGCTGGTACATCAACAGCAAGCAGCCAGTACGTGATGGCGAGATCTCGATGAGCCGTCTTCAGGCGCCGGTCACCCTGCGTTACGACGACCGCGGCGTCCCGCACATACGGGCTGAAAACGAAGCGGACCTGTATCGGGCGCTGGGTTACGCCCACGCTCAGGACCGGCTGTTCCAGATGGAAATGCTGCGCCGTCTGGCGCGCGGCGAGCTTGCCGAAATCCTTGGTCCGAATCTGATCGAGACCGACACCCTGTTTCGCAGCCTGCGCATTCGTGAGCACGCTGATGCCTATGTCGCCCGTCAGGACAAAAACTCTCCCACCTGGAAAGCGCTGGAAGCCTACATCGATGGCATCAACCAGTATCAGGACACCCACGCCAAACCCATCGAATTCGACGTGCTGGGCATCCCGAGACGGCGCTTCACTGCCGAGGACACGCTCAGCGTCGGCGGCTATCTGGCATACAGCTTTGCGGCAGCCTTCAGGACTGAACCGCTGCTGACCTACGTGCGCGATCAGTTGGGTCCGCAGTATTTGCAGGTATTTGATCTGGACTGGCACCCGGACGGCGTGCTCGACTCGAAACCGGCACTGGTCAGCGCTGACTGGAAAAGCCTGAATCAGTTGGCACAGTTGAGCCACAAGGCGCTTGAAGACGCCGGCCTGCCGCAATTCGAGGGCAGCAATGCCTGGGTGATTTCCGGCAGCCGGACGCAAAGCGGCAAACCGATCCTCGCCGGTGATCCGCATATCCGCTTCTCGGTACCGTCGGTGTGGTACGAAGCCCAATTATCCGCGCCGGGTTTCGAGCTGTACGGGCACTTTCCGGCGCTCAACCCGTTCGCATTCCTGGGCCACAACATGGATTTCGGCTGGAGCCTGACCATGTTCCAGAATGACGACGTGGACCTGATCGCCGAAAAGACCAATCCCGAGAATCCGAATCAGGTCTGGTATCACGGCCAATGGGTGGACATGACCCGAACCGAGCAGCAGATCGCGGTGAAAGGCCAGGCCCCGATCAGCCTTACGCTGCTTGAATCACCGCACGGCCCGATCGTCAACAACGTGGTGGGCAAGAACGCCGGTAAGGCACCCATCGCGATGTGGTGGTCATTCCTGATGTCCGCCAACCCGGTGCTCGATGGTCTCTACGAGGCCAATCGCGCCGACACGCTGGGCAAGATGCGCAGCGCTGCCGAAAAGATTCAGTCGCCGGGCGTTAATATTGTCTGGGCCAACGCCAACGGCGACATTGGCTGGTGGGCAGCGGCGCAGTTGCCGATCCGCCCGGAAGGCGTCAACCCGGCCTTCATTCTGGATGGCAGCACGGCGCAGGCCGATAAGCTCGGCTTCTATCCGTTCAGCGCCAACCCGCACGAAGAAAACCCGGCGCGGGGTTACATTGTGTCCGCCAACTTCCAGCCAGAATCGCCGACCGGCATGCCGATTCCGGGCTACTACAACCCGGCCGAACGTGGCCAGGAACTGTACCGCCAGTTGAGCGATTCAACGGTGAAATGGGACCTGAACGCCAATAAAGCCTTGCAGCTGGAAACCCGGACCGATTACGCACCGAGCATTCTCAAACCGTTGATACCGGTGCTGCGCAGCGTCGTCAGCGACCCGGACGAGCAAGCGCTGGTCGAGCGACTGGCCAACTGGAAAGGCGATTACCCGGTCGATTCGGTCGGTGCCACGTTGTTCACCCAGTTCCTGTTCGATTTGACTGAAGAGACCTTTCACGACGAGCTGGGCGATGCCTTTTTCGAAACCCTGCTGTCATCACGTGTCCTGGACTCTGCCTTGCCGCGCCTGGCCGCCGATGCCGATTCGCCGTGGTGGAACAACCGCAACTCGCCGCACGAAGAGAGCCGCGCCAACACCGTCAAGGTCGCCTGGCGGGCCAGCGTTTCGCACCTCAAGTCGCTGTACGGCAACAACCCGGATGAATGGGTCTGGGGCAGGGCTCACACCCTCACCCAAAGCCACCCGATGGGCTCACAGCCGCCACTGGGTAAAATCTTCAACGTCGGCCCTTACGCGGCGCCGGGCACCCATGAAGTGCCGAACAACCTGTCCTCCAGCATCCGCCCTGCCCCATGGCCTGTTGGCTACGGCCCCTCGACCCGCCGCCTGATTGACTTCGCCGACCCGGCCCACAGCCTGGGCATTAACCCGGTCGGCCAGAGCGGCGTAGCGTTCGACAAGCATTACTCGGATCAGGCCAAGGCGTTCGTGAAAGGCGAGTACCTGCCGCAGCGCTTTAGCGAAAAGGATGTAGCGGAGCATACGGAAGGGGTTTTGCGGTTGGTGCCGGGGGAGTAG
- a CDS encoding alpha/beta hydrolase, which translates to MSATFDPDKLRASLLPLNITDPLSMDGLAYQRFYGLAGLGGESVIRSWLGRLDVAGYEIVGQVWLPDSPVATLFLFHGFYDHMGLYRHVIEWALDQGFAVIACDLPGHGLSSGNRASINDFAEYQVVLQRLLHEAEGLGLPHPWHLCGQSMGGAIVTDHLLYHGTDTPAQGEVILLAPLVRPRAWGWSRVSYHLLRPFVNGIARRFTENSNAPAFLPFLLADPLQPNRLPTAWVGALEKWVRRIEGAPRSQRSPIIVQGEADMTVDWSHNLTVLKDKFSQPQILMLGHARHHLANESPEMRERYLDFLSARMR; encoded by the coding sequence ATGTCCGCCACGTTCGACCCCGATAAACTGCGCGCCAGCCTGCTGCCGCTGAATATCACCGATCCGCTTTCCATGGACGGGCTGGCCTATCAGCGCTTCTATGGTCTTGCCGGACTGGGCGGCGAAAGCGTCATACGCAGTTGGCTGGGGCGTCTCGACGTCGCGGGCTACGAGATTGTGGGCCAGGTGTGGCTGCCCGACAGCCCGGTTGCCACGCTGTTCTTGTTTCACGGTTTTTACGACCACATGGGGCTGTACCGGCATGTGATCGAGTGGGCGCTGGACCAAGGGTTTGCGGTCATCGCCTGCGACCTGCCGGGGCATGGGCTGTCCAGCGGCAATCGGGCCAGTATCAATGATTTCGCCGAGTATCAGGTGGTGTTGCAACGCCTGCTGCACGAAGCCGAAGGGCTTGGATTGCCGCATCCCTGGCACCTTTGCGGGCAGAGCATGGGCGGTGCGATCGTCACGGATCATCTGCTTTATCACGGTACTGACACGCCGGCGCAAGGTGAAGTGATCCTGCTGGCGCCACTGGTCAGGCCAAGAGCCTGGGGCTGGTCGCGTGTCAGTTATCACCTGCTTCGGCCATTCGTGAACGGCATCGCCCGTCGTTTCACAGAAAACTCCAATGCCCCGGCGTTCCTGCCTTTTCTGCTGGCAGACCCCTTACAGCCCAATCGTCTGCCAACCGCGTGGGTGGGAGCGCTGGAAAAGTGGGTCAGGCGTATTGAAGGCGCGCCCCGCAGCCAGCGCAGCCCGATCATCGTTCAGGGAGAAGCCGACATGACGGTCGACTGGTCGCATAACCTGACGGTCTTGAAAGACAAATTCAGCCAGCCGCAAATCCTCATGCTGGGCCATGCTCGCCATCACCTGGCGAATGAATCGCCGGAAATGCGCGAGCGCTATCTGGACTTTCTTTCCGCACGAATGCGTTAA
- a CDS encoding DUF2059 domain-containing protein has product MRRLFVLLLIFCTMPAWADGYDQLYKAAGWPEQRAHFNDALKAAQQRYSSNLPPAVYQALVSNSNQRFAPQAMDQRAAKRLRDSLKDPAPALQFFQSPLGRKIVNAELTATRADQLAKHAQGIPHMEADATRQLLIGHLAQALPAKEAGAEVSLAIAGVAADSLSQMIPGLLGGGQAQGMLEGQRERLMAQISADLNNTLLYVYRDLSDPELEEFSTFAESPEGKAYYQAALAAIRAGLAVGQSASSLNPGQ; this is encoded by the coding sequence ATGCGTCGTTTGTTTGTTTTGCTGTTGATATTCTGCACCATGCCTGCCTGGGCAGACGGCTACGACCAGTTGTACAAGGCCGCAGGCTGGCCGGAACAACGCGCGCATTTCAACGATGCCCTCAAGGCTGCCCAGCAACGCTACAGCAGCAACCTGCCGCCTGCGGTTTATCAGGCGCTGGTCAGCAACAGCAATCAGCGCTTCGCCCCCCAAGCCATGGATCAACGCGCAGCAAAGCGTCTGCGCGACAGCCTAAAAGACCCTGCTCCGGCGCTGCAGTTCTTCCAGTCGCCGCTCGGCCGCAAGATCGTCAACGCCGAGCTGACTGCCACACGCGCCGATCAACTGGCCAAGCACGCCCAAGGCATCCCGCACATGGAAGCGGATGCAACACGCCAGTTGCTGATCGGTCACCTGGCCCAGGCGCTTCCTGCCAAAGAGGCCGGTGCCGAGGTCAGCCTGGCCATTGCAGGCGTTGCGGCCGACAGCCTGAGTCAGATGATTCCCGGGCTGCTGGGCGGCGGTCAGGCGCAGGGCATGCTCGAAGGCCAGCGCGAACGCCTCATGGCGCAGATCAGCGCCGACCTGAACAACACGTTGCTGTACGTCTACCGCGACCTGTCCGACCCGGAGCTTGAAGAGTTCTCGACCTTCGCCGAGTCGCCGGAAGGCAAAGCCTATTATCAAGCCGCACTGGCCGCGATTCGTGCGGGGCTGGCAGTCGGACAAAGTGCGTCGAGTTTGAACCCGGGGCAGTAA
- a CDS encoding 2OG-Fe(II) oxygenase, with translation MHAMRIPSDHPLLLRIVDDLAANGWSQQNIFLPEALTLELEQECRKRAAEGELEPAGVGRGPALEVREGIRGDRIQWLEAGQVQCCDSYLELMDSLREALNRGLFLGLDDYESHFALYPPGAFYLRHVDRFRDDDKRMVSAVLYLNNAWLPEHGGQLRMYLKDDLAYDVQPTGGCLVVFLSGDIPHEVMPATRDRLSLTGWFRRRGNDLFQ, from the coding sequence ATGCACGCCATGCGCATACCCTCTGACCACCCATTACTGCTGCGAATCGTCGACGACCTAGCCGCCAATGGCTGGTCGCAGCAGAATATTTTCCTGCCCGAAGCTCTGACCCTGGAGCTGGAACAGGAATGCCGCAAACGCGCTGCCGAGGGCGAACTTGAGCCTGCGGGTGTTGGCAGAGGGCCGGCACTGGAAGTCCGCGAGGGCATTAGGGGTGATCGCATTCAGTGGCTGGAAGCGGGGCAGGTGCAGTGCTGCGACAGCTATCTGGAACTGATGGACAGCTTGCGCGAGGCACTCAATCGCGGCCTGTTTCTGGGGCTCGATGATTATGAAAGCCACTTTGCGCTTTACCCGCCGGGGGCTTTCTATCTTCGGCACGTGGACCGCTTTCGCGACGACGACAAGCGCATGGTGTCAGCGGTGCTCTACCTCAATAATGCCTGGTTGCCGGAGCATGGCGGTCAATTGCGCATGTACCTCAAGGATGACTTGGCGTATGACGTCCAGCCCACAGGCGGGTGTCTGGTGGTTTTCCTTTCCGGTGATATCCCCCACGAAGTCATGCCCGCGACCCGCGATCGGCTCTCGTTGACCGGCTGGTTCCGGCGTCGTGGCAACGATCTGTTTCAGTGA
- a CDS encoding DUF4399 domain-containing protein, translating to MKSLFSGAVVAGLLLSASMLVSADDMPRTASPEGAEVYIISPSDGETVTSPFKVQFGLKGMGVAPAGVDVPETGHHHLLIDVKDQPAANMPLPVSDHIRHFGKGQTETEINLPPGQHTLQLLMGDKGHMPLNPSVESKKITINVK from the coding sequence ATGAAATCCTTATTTTCTGGAGCGGTGGTGGCTGGCCTGTTGCTGAGCGCATCCATGCTGGTCAGCGCCGACGACATGCCGCGCACCGCATCGCCCGAAGGGGCTGAGGTGTACATCATTTCGCCCAGTGATGGTGAGACGGTGACGTCGCCGTTCAAGGTTCAATTCGGCCTTAAAGGTATGGGTGTTGCGCCAGCCGGTGTGGACGTTCCCGAGACCGGTCACCATCACCTGCTGATTGATGTGAAAGACCAGCCCGCTGCGAATATGCCGTTGCCGGTCAGCGACCACATCCGCCACTTCGGCAAAGGCCAGACCGAAACCGAAATCAACCTGCCGCCAGGCCAGCACACCCTGCAACTGCTGATGGGCGACAAAGGCCACATGCCGCTGAACCCATCGGTCGAGTCGAAGAAGATCACGATCAATGTGAAGTAG